From the Phyllopteryx taeniolatus isolate TA_2022b chromosome 16, UOR_Ptae_1.2, whole genome shotgun sequence genome, one window contains:
- the pdgfbb gene encoding uncharacterized protein pdgfbb isoform X3 produces MLDRSNANFLLWPPCVEVQRCSGCCNTKSLQCVPFVTHTRYLQVMKIEYINKRPTYAKAVVSVMDHVECRCQPTPRQQLLKRKSSRRHHGHKDQYRNQTLSQGHRQVKVHTKDELHQWDELKQNQGSLLVDLLEQHWSPRGDTFTQPGEGYSLAAEESSLPEESVLIGPHWTHNSTGFLETKTQMENKETKERMSEGNKTLSSVAHVGMTKTLEDNMGLINLEGMIIDGPKGRNEGTQIHSPSRQEEKFAFPKPVTQKPQTKWSSIEEAIGRFGSRFRPTKEPNPDPREQTRRRDNKTPEEVRILQIAQQRLEEERKELFLLHKRLDQEKEILKQQQKKREEEQRLLRSRHRYLQTTTAPWPEITPMATKQRSTDPAGPRPPAHPKRRMRKNRKRISKAAMRAMLM; encoded by the exons ATGTTAGATCGAAGCAACGCTAACTTCCTGCTATGGCCGCCATGCGTTGAGGTTCAGCGTTGCTCTGGTTGCTGTAACACCAAAAGCCTGCAGTGCGTCCCATTTGTCACACACACCAGATATCTGCAG GTCATGAAGattgaatacataaataaaagacCCACTTATGCTAAAGCGGTGGTGTCAGTAATGGACCACGTGGAGTGCCGATGTCAGCCTACGCCAAGACAGCAGCTACTGAAGAGAAAATCCTCTCGCCGGCATCACGGCCACAAGGACCAGTATCGCAACCAGACGCTCAGCCAAGGACACAGAcag GTCAAGGTGCACACCAAGGATGAGCTACATCAGTGGGATGAACTGAAGCAGAACCAGGGTTCCCTCCTGGTGGACCTCCTGGAGCAACACTGGAGCCCCAGAGGAGACACGTTCACTCAGCCTGGCGAAGGCTACAGTCTGGCTGCAGAGGAATCATCTCTACCTGAAGAGTCTGTTCTCATTGGCCCACACTGGACACACAACTCCACAGGGTTCCTGGAGACTAAAACCCAAATGGAGAATAAGGAGACCAAAGAAAGGATGTCAGAAGGAAACAAGACTCTGTCTTCAGTGGCTCATGTTGGCATGACTAAAACGTTAGAAGATAATATGGGGCTCATCAATCTTGAAGGAATGATTATTGATGGACCAAAGGGCAGGAATGAAGGTACACAAATACACAGTCCATCTAGGCAGGAAGAAAAATTTGCATTTCCAAAGCCTGTCACTCAAAAACCTCAAACCAAGTGGAGTTCAATTGAGGAAGCCATTGGCAGGTTTGGGAGCAGGTTCAGACCCACCAAAGAACCCAACCCGGACCCTCGGGAACAGACCAGGCGGAGAGACAACAAGACTCCAGAGGAGGTGAGAATTCTGCAGATTGCACAGCAAAGGTTAGAGGAGGAGAGAAAAGAGCTGTTCCTGCTTCACAAGAGGTTGGACCAAGAGAAGGAGATactaaaacaacagcaaaagaaacgAGAGGAGGAGCAACGCCTCCTACGTAGCAGACATCGTTACTTGCAAACAACAACGGCACCGTGGCCAG AGATAACGCCCATGGCCACCAAACAACGTTCAACAGATCCAGCAGGGCCCAGACCTCCAGCACATCCAAAGAGAAGGATGAGGAAGAATCGAAAACGGATAAGCAAGGCAGCTATGAGAGCAATGCTAATGTAA
- the pdgfbb gene encoding uncharacterized protein pdgfbb isoform X1 has protein sequence MSSTAQLLLALLATCVRLGAAEGDPLPAALVELVRNSPISSIEDLQLLLLTDSVDEEEGNSAANGGHRLPRSLVAQPAQQAVCKVRTEVVEVTRAMLDRSNANFLLWPPCVEVQRCSGCCNTKSLQCVPFVTHTRYLQVMKIEYINKRPTYAKAVVSVMDHVECRCQPTPRQQLLKRKSSRRHHGHKDQYRNQTLSQGHRQVKVHTKDELHQWDELKQNQGSLLVDLLEQHWSPRGDTFTQPGEGYSLAAEESSLPEESVLIGPHWTHNSTGFLETKTQMENKETKERMSEGNKTLSSVAHVGMTKTLEDNMGLINLEGMIIDGPKGRNEGTQIHSPSRQEEKFAFPKPVTQKPQTKWSSIEEAIGRFGSRFRPTKEPNPDPREQTRRRDNKTPEEVRILQIAQQRLEEERKELFLLHKRLDQEKEILKQQQKKREEEQRLLRSRHRYLQTTTAPWPEITPMATKQRSTDPAGPRPPAHPKRRMRKNRKRISKAAMRAMLM, from the exons ATGAGCTCCACCGCGCAGCTGCTGCTCGCGTTACTGGCGACGTGCGTGCGACTTGGCGCGGCCGAG gggGATCCACTTCCTGCAGCCCTGGTGGAGCTGGTTAGAAACAGTCCCATCTCGTCCATTGAAGATCTTCAGCTGCTTCTGCTCACTGATTCCGTAG atgaggaggagggaaaCTCAGCAGCAAATGGAGGTCACAGACTACCAAGGAGCCTGG TAGCTCAGCCAGCCCAGCAGGCTGTGTGTAAAGTTCGCACAGAGGTAGTGGAGGTCACCAGGGCAATGTTAGATCGAAGCAACGCTAACTTCCTGCTATGGCCGCCATGCGTTGAGGTTCAGCGTTGCTCTGGTTGCTGTAACACCAAAAGCCTGCAGTGCGTCCCATTTGTCACACACACCAGATATCTGCAG GTCATGAAGattgaatacataaataaaagacCCACTTATGCTAAAGCGGTGGTGTCAGTAATGGACCACGTGGAGTGCCGATGTCAGCCTACGCCAAGACAGCAGCTACTGAAGAGAAAATCCTCTCGCCGGCATCACGGCCACAAGGACCAGTATCGCAACCAGACGCTCAGCCAAGGACACAGAcag GTCAAGGTGCACACCAAGGATGAGCTACATCAGTGGGATGAACTGAAGCAGAACCAGGGTTCCCTCCTGGTGGACCTCCTGGAGCAACACTGGAGCCCCAGAGGAGACACGTTCACTCAGCCTGGCGAAGGCTACAGTCTGGCTGCAGAGGAATCATCTCTACCTGAAGAGTCTGTTCTCATTGGCCCACACTGGACACACAACTCCACAGGGTTCCTGGAGACTAAAACCCAAATGGAGAATAAGGAGACCAAAGAAAGGATGTCAGAAGGAAACAAGACTCTGTCTTCAGTGGCTCATGTTGGCATGACTAAAACGTTAGAAGATAATATGGGGCTCATCAATCTTGAAGGAATGATTATTGATGGACCAAAGGGCAGGAATGAAGGTACACAAATACACAGTCCATCTAGGCAGGAAGAAAAATTTGCATTTCCAAAGCCTGTCACTCAAAAACCTCAAACCAAGTGGAGTTCAATTGAGGAAGCCATTGGCAGGTTTGGGAGCAGGTTCAGACCCACCAAAGAACCCAACCCGGACCCTCGGGAACAGACCAGGCGGAGAGACAACAAGACTCCAGAGGAGGTGAGAATTCTGCAGATTGCACAGCAAAGGTTAGAGGAGGAGAGAAAAGAGCTGTTCCTGCTTCACAAGAGGTTGGACCAAGAGAAGGAGATactaaaacaacagcaaaagaaacgAGAGGAGGAGCAACGCCTCCTACGTAGCAGACATCGTTACTTGCAAACAACAACGGCACCGTGGCCAG AGATAACGCCCATGGCCACCAAACAACGTTCAACAGATCCAGCAGGGCCCAGACCTCCAGCACATCCAAAGAGAAGGATGAGGAAGAATCGAAAACGGATAAGCAAGGCAGCTATGAGAGCAATGCTAATGTAA
- the pdgfbb gene encoding uncharacterized protein pdgfbb isoform X2, which yields MSSTAQLLLALLATCVRLGAAEGDPLPAALVELVRNSPISSIEDLQLLLLTDSVDEEEGNSAANGGHRLPRSLAQPAQQAVCKVRTEVVEVTRAMLDRSNANFLLWPPCVEVQRCSGCCNTKSLQCVPFVTHTRYLQVMKIEYINKRPTYAKAVVSVMDHVECRCQPTPRQQLLKRKSSRRHHGHKDQYRNQTLSQGHRQVKVHTKDELHQWDELKQNQGSLLVDLLEQHWSPRGDTFTQPGEGYSLAAEESSLPEESVLIGPHWTHNSTGFLETKTQMENKETKERMSEGNKTLSSVAHVGMTKTLEDNMGLINLEGMIIDGPKGRNEGTQIHSPSRQEEKFAFPKPVTQKPQTKWSSIEEAIGRFGSRFRPTKEPNPDPREQTRRRDNKTPEEVRILQIAQQRLEEERKELFLLHKRLDQEKEILKQQQKKREEEQRLLRSRHRYLQTTTAPWPEITPMATKQRSTDPAGPRPPAHPKRRMRKNRKRISKAAMRAMLM from the exons ATGAGCTCCACCGCGCAGCTGCTGCTCGCGTTACTGGCGACGTGCGTGCGACTTGGCGCGGCCGAG gggGATCCACTTCCTGCAGCCCTGGTGGAGCTGGTTAGAAACAGTCCCATCTCGTCCATTGAAGATCTTCAGCTGCTTCTGCTCACTGATTCCGTAG atgaggaggagggaaaCTCAGCAGCAAATGGAGGTCACAGACTACCAAGGAGCCTGG CTCAGCCAGCCCAGCAGGCTGTGTGTAAAGTTCGCACAGAGGTAGTGGAGGTCACCAGGGCAATGTTAGATCGAAGCAACGCTAACTTCCTGCTATGGCCGCCATGCGTTGAGGTTCAGCGTTGCTCTGGTTGCTGTAACACCAAAAGCCTGCAGTGCGTCCCATTTGTCACACACACCAGATATCTGCAG GTCATGAAGattgaatacataaataaaagacCCACTTATGCTAAAGCGGTGGTGTCAGTAATGGACCACGTGGAGTGCCGATGTCAGCCTACGCCAAGACAGCAGCTACTGAAGAGAAAATCCTCTCGCCGGCATCACGGCCACAAGGACCAGTATCGCAACCAGACGCTCAGCCAAGGACACAGAcag GTCAAGGTGCACACCAAGGATGAGCTACATCAGTGGGATGAACTGAAGCAGAACCAGGGTTCCCTCCTGGTGGACCTCCTGGAGCAACACTGGAGCCCCAGAGGAGACACGTTCACTCAGCCTGGCGAAGGCTACAGTCTGGCTGCAGAGGAATCATCTCTACCTGAAGAGTCTGTTCTCATTGGCCCACACTGGACACACAACTCCACAGGGTTCCTGGAGACTAAAACCCAAATGGAGAATAAGGAGACCAAAGAAAGGATGTCAGAAGGAAACAAGACTCTGTCTTCAGTGGCTCATGTTGGCATGACTAAAACGTTAGAAGATAATATGGGGCTCATCAATCTTGAAGGAATGATTATTGATGGACCAAAGGGCAGGAATGAAGGTACACAAATACACAGTCCATCTAGGCAGGAAGAAAAATTTGCATTTCCAAAGCCTGTCACTCAAAAACCTCAAACCAAGTGGAGTTCAATTGAGGAAGCCATTGGCAGGTTTGGGAGCAGGTTCAGACCCACCAAAGAACCCAACCCGGACCCTCGGGAACAGACCAGGCGGAGAGACAACAAGACTCCAGAGGAGGTGAGAATTCTGCAGATTGCACAGCAAAGGTTAGAGGAGGAGAGAAAAGAGCTGTTCCTGCTTCACAAGAGGTTGGACCAAGAGAAGGAGATactaaaacaacagcaaaagaaacgAGAGGAGGAGCAACGCCTCCTACGTAGCAGACATCGTTACTTGCAAACAACAACGGCACCGTGGCCAG AGATAACGCCCATGGCCACCAAACAACGTTCAACAGATCCAGCAGGGCCCAGACCTCCAGCACATCCAAAGAGAAGGATGAGGAAGAATCGAAAACGGATAAGCAAGGCAGCTATGAGAGCAATGCTAATGTAA